In a genomic window of Trichosurus vulpecula isolate mTriVul1 chromosome X unlocalized genomic scaffold, mTriVul1.pri SUPER_X_unloc_1, whole genome shotgun sequence:
- the LOC118833038 gene encoding fizzy-related protein homolog, with product MSWILTSRSSPASSPSQPGDRFIPYRTRANWSLKFHTALEDSEKPLKEKRKSRGAASGNSKGALTYSALLQNELLGAGIEKVQDLKRGGQRLLQPGTPEKKKLFVYSPSPTCCRPDVGSETSPYSLASISNQSQTLLMSQEKPPRIIPSKSFKVLEAPDLENDVCLNLLDWSSLNVISVGLGTCAFLWNADTLQVSQLCDLSVERDSVTSLCWSNQGNLLALGTDTGYVQIWDVAAEKKVSVLDGHRSRVGVLAWNEDQISSGSRDTMIIQRDFRTPPRQSERRLRGHAREVCRLQWSTNHRLLASSGKDSTILLWNLASLKPVQHYAHHRASVRAIAWSPHQHGLLASTSGKVDCSIHFWNSLTEQTLQRIHTDSQVFNMAWSKNSNELVSTHGYSENQIAIWKYPSLTQVAKLKGHKNRVLYLTMSPDGQVIATGAADETLRFWKVFAPTRPSRPSASVLDLFGHIR from the coding sequence ATGAGCTGGATTCTGACATCACGCAGTTCTCCAGCATCCTCTCCCAGCCAGCCTGGAGACCGCTTCATCCCCTACAGAACTCGAGCCAACTGGAGCCTGAAATTCCACACAGCCTTAGAAGACTCTGAGAAACCACTGAAGGAGAAGCGGAAATCCAGAGGGGCCGCCTCGGGCAATAGCAAAGGAGCCCTAACCTACTCTGCCTTATTGCAGAATGAGCTTCTGGGGGCTGGCATCGAGAAAGTCCAGGATCTGAAGAGAGGGGGGCAAAGGCTGCTACAGCCTGGCACCCCAGAGAAGAAGAAACTTTTTGTGTATTCTCCTAGCCCTACATGCTGCAGACCTGATGTGGGGAGTGAAACCTCTCCATATAGCTTGGCTTCCATCAGTAACCAAAGCCAGACCTTGCTCATGTCTCAAGAGAAACCCCCAAGAATAATCccctcaaaatctttcaaagtccTTGAGGCCCCAGACCTTGAGAATGACGTCTGCCTGAACCTACTAGACTGGTCTTCCCTCAATGTCATCTCTGTAGGCCTGGGCACTTGTGCTTTCCTGTGGAATGCAGATACACTCCAGGTgagccagctgtgtgacctgagtgTGGAGAGAGATTCAGTGACCTCCTTGTGCTGGTCCAACCAGGGGAATTTGCTAGCACTCGGCACGGACACAGGTTACGTACAGATCTGGGATGTGGCCGCAGAGAAGAAAGTGTCTGTGCTGGACGGGCACAGATCCAGAGTCGGTGTGCTGGCCTGGAATGAAGACCAGATTTCTTCTGGGAGCCGTGATACGATGATCATCCAGAGAGACTTCCGCACCCCACCCAGGCAGTCTGAGCGCAGGCTTCGAGGTCACGCCCGTGAGGTGTGTAGGCTCCAGTGGTCCACCAATCACAGGCTGCTGGCCTCAAGTGGAAAAGACAGCACCATTTTGCTCTGGAACCTCGCCAGTCTGAAACCTGTCCAGCATTACGCCCATCACAGGGCGTCCGTGAGGGCCATCGCGTGGTCTCCCCACCAGCACGGCCTGTTAGCATCCACTAGCGGGAAGGTCGACTGCAGCATCCATTTCTGGAATTCGCTGACGGAGCAGACCCTGCAGAGAATCCACACGGATTCTCAGGTGTTCAACATGGCCTGGTCCAAAAACAGCAACGAGCTGGTCAGCACCCATGGCTACTCAGAAAACCAGATCGCCATCTGGAAATACCCCTCCCTGACACAAGTAGCCAAACTCAAGGGCCATAAAAACCGAGTTTTGTATCTCACCATGTCTCCTGATGGACAGGTCATAGCCACAGGCGCAGCAGATGAGACTCTGAGATTTTGGAAGGTTTTTGCCCCAACCCGCCCATCAAGGCCATCTGCGTCTGTCCTTGATCTCTTCGGTCATATCCGGTAA